In Coccidioides posadasii str. Silveira chromosome 4, complete sequence, one genomic interval encodes:
- the GSP1 gene encoding GTP-binding nuclear protein gsp1/Ran (EggNog:ENOG410PFRI~COG:U~BUSCO:13562at33183) — translation MAAQPQQGPPAFKLVLVGDGGTGKTTFVKRHLTGEFEKKYIATLGVEVHPLDFTTNLGPIRFDVWDTAGQEKFGGLRDGYYINGQCGIIMFDVTSRITYKNVPSWHRDLTRVCENIPIVLCGNKVDVKERKVKAKTITFHRKKNLQYYDISAKSNYNFEKPFLWLARKLVGNQTLEFVAPPALAPPEVQVDHDLLEQQRLEMEHAAQMPLPDEEDGDL, via the exons ATGGCTGCCCAACCCCAACAAGGTCCACCTGCATTCAAACTCGTGCTTGTCGGTGATGGCGGTACTGGAAAG ACTACCTTCGTCAAGCGCCATCTCACTGGTGAATTCGAAAAGAAGTATATAGCCACGCTTGGTGTCGAAGTCCACCCTCTCGACTTCACCACG AATTTGGGTCCTATTCGGTTCGATGTGTGGGATACTGCCGGTCAAGAGAAGTTCGGTGGTCTTAGAGATGGATACTATATCAACGGCCAGTGTGGTATCATCATGTTTGATGTTACCTCCCGCATCACCTACAAGAACGTTCCATCCTGGCACC GTGACCTCACTCGTGTCTGCGAAAACATTCCCATCGTCCTTTGCGGAAACAAGGTTGACGTCAAGGAACGCAAGGTGAAGGCCAAGACCATCACCTTCCATCGCAAGAAGAACCTCCAATACTACGATATCTCTGCCAAGTCCAACTACAACTTCGAGAAGCCATTCTTGTGGCTTGCCAGAAAACTTGTTGGCAACCAGACGTTG GAATTCGTCGCTCCGCCAGCCCTTGCTCCCCCAGAAGTCCAGGTCGACCACGACCTTCTCGAACAACAACGCCTGGAGATGGAGCACGCTGCCCAGATGCCTCTTCCAGATGAAGAGGATGGTGATCTGTAA